The genomic DNA ATTTCGATCTCGAAGATATATTACCTTCTCTATAATAATATTGTGTTGTGTAACTTTTTTCACCGTCATCGCTCGTTGACATTGATCTTGGAAAAACCAGTATAATTTTTAACAAATTGAATAAGTTCTTCATATGTATCAAAATGCATTCCAAATTTTGGTTCCTCCACCAGATTTGCGTAGTTCAGTTCATCTTTCTTTTTTATCTCAACCGATTGAATACATGAATTGTCGTTGAGATTATGCTCCTCCATCCATGTAGTATAAGAAATAATTGTACATATATATTTGTATAAAACTAGGGAAAAATATATAAACCGATGAGTTTTTCAGTTTTTACGTATAACAATGTTtgatataatttattataaaaagGAATAATGTTCCCAAGGTTACCTCGGGAAACTTACCTGAGATACATGTGATTTTTAGTATAAAATACTAGtgacatttttataaatataaatatttttttgcaATTATGATAATACCTTCATGTCTTTATATGAGATTTTTTTTACCTTAGGAAATTTAGTTGATATAACCTCAGTAACATTATTATCttaaaaaaatgtaaattaatTCTTGTTGCCACGTCACCGTGACATGTTATTTGGTAAAATTTATTGGGGTAATATTTTGAGGAACCTTGCATTTTCCATTAAGTTAACATGctattaaaagtttggttgtgAGAGGTCTCAATTTCTGAGTTTTCCCACTGGAAAATGCTAGAGGTATCAAATTGGTTCCCAAAATAGTTACAAAATACCACTTGTCAAACTTTTATTGGTTAATTGAAAATGGACCCCCTGCGTTTATATCAAAAGCACTAATAATATTATTCCATAATGCCACATAAACTATGacacatcattttataataattttttataccATTTTTTGTGACTCTAGCATTACTCTTTCCCAATATTCTCTATTATAACGGAAACAGATCACCAAGGTATTGAGCTTTTTATTCAAGCCGAATATCGTAATATATTAGCAGCTTGCATTTCTTTCTGGCATGAATATCGTAATATATTTTGTAGAGGTTGGTGTTCAACCTCAATAAAATCAACATCATGCGTCTGAGGATTTGCAGAACAAATTGTTTTGGGTGTTTTATTGGGGTTTAAATCTAAATAAATTATAAATGATTAATAAACATATAAAGAAATGCAAAATAAAACACAGCAAGAGTTGGTGACGCGAAAAACTTCTAAAAAGAATGAAAAACCGCGGGTGGGTATTGTTCCCAGCCTAGAATACTTTTACTATCTttattttgatacaaaataaagCTTCTGTTATTGTTACTGGAAATAGCTTGGTTTTCTTGTACATGTTTcatctatatatatacacatgATTGTCAAATAATTTCCTAAAATATCTCCTGCTCATCTCTTAATTGACTAACGTAATATTCAAATTCACTATCCTCATAAATCGGAACCACTTCCTGTATTTATCACTTGACCATATGTTATTTGACTGAGTCTCACCCTTATCCATTGTCCTTTTACTCTGTTACATGTCATCAAGACGCATCCCCTTGCCGTCATGTCCACCTTTTCACGTCGCCTTGTCTAAACATGTCATGTTGTTAATCAGAATTCAGGTTACAACATTTGCCCCATTAAAATTAATGAGATAAATTTCATTAATTTAATCTTCCGGAAGTGTATAAAATTGCAAAACAATCATGAATTGATAAGTCATAGTCTTTTCTCATTCCTTGCCTCTAGATTCATGTTCCTCGTAAATAGGGAAAACTAGTTTATCTTCCAAACATTGTGTATCTCTCTCTTTTGATCTCCCTTTCATATATCCATGCCAAAGAAAGTCTTCAAACACAATTCTCAAAAAATCTCTAAACCCATGGCCGAATCAATTGAGAAAAGAGAATGGGTTCCTACCAATATCCTTGACCCTCGAGATAATGGCAAGCAGAACTGGAAGGACGAAAGCATCGCCGAAGCTATGGCTTTGTTTAAGGACAAGTTCAACATGGTGCTCCCTTCTCCTGATGAATTTGTCGATTGGTACCACGAGGGTTGGATATGCTTCTAATTCTACTCTTTTAGCATTGGTTTGTCTCTTCCTTACTCCAATCTTGTTAAAGATGTCCTTAATGATTTGCATGTGTCTCCTGCACAATTGATGCCTTTTTCCTGGAGGACCTTGGCTTGCCTTGACTCCATTGAAGAGAAGCACAACTTGAAGATCAATGCTGATGTAGTTAAGTGTTCTTATTCCATCAAAAAATTTAGTGACCGTCAATTTAGTTTTGTGAATAGAGATAAGCACAATCCATTGATTTTGAACAATGACATGGTAAACAATCGTGGTTGGAAAGGAGAGTATTTTTATGCCGAAAAATCGACCCTTGGCGAAGATGTCGATTACTTTCTAGAGAAGTGTAACGTGGATGGTAATTTTATTTTACCTTTTCGATTCTCATTTTTCCTTCATGTTATTTTTCTTTATGTATCTTGGTAATTGTTCAAATTGTTTCTTCTTCATTACGGGTTTAGGCCATGTTTCCATTTTTACTCCCTTGCCACTGTGTTTTTCTTGTTCGTCCTTTATATGTTATTTGTCATATTTAAGATTTTATCTATCGTTGTCATTTTGATGAAGTTTATACTTGTTGATCCAACATGTCTTGATGTTTGCATAATTACTGATTCCTTTTGCACCCGTCCTCACCTTTTTCTTTATGTTTTTAGGTGTCGAGTTTGAAGCAAAAGAGGATGATGATGTTGCTAAAGAAATTACTAGAAAGATTATGGCTTTTCCAGTCACCGAGAGGGTTTGGCCAAATTGTCTTAATAGACCCATCAGGAATGCTTCAATGATCGACGTGGATGAGTTTGTTGCTTTCATGAAGAAGGTTACGATAAAGGGAGATGTCATCCTTCCATCCAGAGTTACAGCAGCTAAAGGTGCTTCTTCCAGAACTAGAAGTAAGTTCATATCTCTTGCTCCTAAGCCCTCTTTGTCCATACAAAATATTTCATCAGAATCTAGAGAGAGTCCCAAACCCTTGAATGATATTGAGATGAGATCTGGACGCAAGTATGCTAGACGTATTTATCGTGTGCTTTCCCACTTGCTATGCCTTTTCATTCTCATTAGTACTCTTATGGTTCTTTTATTGTCAATTGACCCATTCTTCCTTGTTGTAGAATTTAAGCCACCGGTGATCAAGCCGTTGATTTTTTCTAGTAAAGATCTTTTTAAGAGAGCACGTGAGGATAAATCTGTTGAGACCGAGAATTCAAAAGCCCATGTGATTTTTAGCCCTGTCGTTAGTCCTCCCGCTAAGAAAGTTAAAACAGACTCGTCTAGTGTGTCTATATTTAGAGATGTGAATTATTTTATGCCCCTTGTAGCTCTTTATTACAGTGTGTGAGTGAAGCCATCTTCTTTTTCTCATTTTTTGGGGCACATGTTATTGTCCCAATCTATGGTGAGTCAAAGTTCTAAACCTGTAGAAAACATCTTAGATGACACCAAAGGTCACATCTTCCATGTAAGTCAATTGTTCCTTCTTAACGTTACATTATCATGGTCATCGTGTTATTCTGGACTTTACGTTCTTGTTTTCTTTTTTATTCGCAGGCCTTACAGAATGCCATGGTTGCCTATGAAGTTTATGCGAATGAAGTGAAGAAGTTTAAGGCCCTCGAGGATGAACATAAAGACTGTTCTCAAAAGTTACAGACTGCCCTTGATCGTGCATCAATAAATATGAAGACTGCTCCCGAAATTCAACAAGAATTCGATGAATTTGTTGCCAAGGTCCAGTCAttggagaaagagatgaaggatGAGGCCGTCAAATTGGTCACACAACATGTTATGTGCACCAGAGTAGAGATGATGCTTGAATATAGTGAGGGTGAATGGAAAAACTGGGATGTTGACGAAACCATGAAGATCTATAATGACACTTACCTTGATGACATCTTTCGCATTCCATCTCCAAACGGTGAGGACAATGAGGAAGGTGGCGACAAGTCTGCTAAAGATCTTGATGTCGTTGACAAGtaatttttgattatcttttATTTTGAGACCACGAACTTTATCGTATTGAGTTTTCTTTTTAAAACCTTGATTGTGATGTTAACTCCTGTTTCACCTGTCATGGTGGGGAGCTAAGTTGTTTGCCACTTTTTGTGAACAATTATTGTTATCTCAATATTTTTTGCTCAAGATTTTGTCTTAATATTGTGTTGCTTTTCTTTTTATGTTATTTGGATAAACTTTATCCAAATAGTCgagtattttattttttcttcGTCAAACTTATTCGTGTTAAGTTTAGCTAATTTATGATTCGTACTCGTCAATCATGCATCGTCATGTCTTATTAAGAGGCCCAACCCTCTTGAAATAAGTCAGTTTATGTAGAGGTTTTTGTTAGAAAATCTTGAGAAACTAAGCCCCTTATTTgccttgtttatattcttttgtAACATCAAAGTTGACCCTTGATACGTCATGGGGTGATCACCCCTCTTAGAGTAATAGAGTTGAGAATCTAAGCCTCGTATCTATTATATATTTTGTCGTGTATGTTTGTCATTCTAATGTTATACTAATTTGATAGATTAATTTAAGTATGTCGAACTTGCACAATAAGTAATCGATATCGAGATACTAAATTCTTAGAACTAAATTATGTATAAGTGGATGAAAACGAGCTAAGAACCATATGTATTTATTCATAACACAATGAAATGCATATAAGAAGCATAAATCAACTACGAAACAAATTAACTCCTAAAGAATCCAATCAACCATAGTGCCAAGTACTTGTCCTAATGACTTATTTACTACCAAATAATAAACTAAAATTCAAATGAACAGTGAAGTGATTACATGTGGTACTTCTTGAAATGCAGTATGTTTCAGCTTCTTGGAACTTGAACGCCTTCAAGGGTTGAGAGTTTGTTTGCCCCCCGTCCAACTATGTCATCAATCAAATATGGGACTTCCCAAGTATTAGCGAACTTCCCAGCTGTCGTGTCCATAGTATTTTGGAAAACCTTTCTCAACACCAAGTCGCCTACTGTAAACATCCTAAGGTGT from Apium graveolens cultivar Ventura chromosome 5, ASM990537v1, whole genome shotgun sequence includes the following:
- the LOC141723716 gene encoding uncharacterized protein LOC141723716, with protein sequence MSSFHPELQQLKVLLPELEALQNAMVAYEVYANEVKKFKALEDEHKDCSQKLQTALDRASINMKTAPEIQQEFDEFVAKVQSLEKEMKDEAVKLVTQHVMCTRVEMMLEYSEGEWKNWDVDETMKIYNDTYLDDIFRIPSPNGEDNEEGGDKSAKDLDVVDK